The following proteins are encoded in a genomic region of Polynucleobacter paludilacus:
- the wecB gene encoding non-hydrolyzing UDP-N-acetylglucosamine 2-epimerase produces MPKILIVCGTRPEIIKLAPVYHCLKKKSWADVLWLHTGQHDEMSKKILACFDINPDITLVREGENLSDFTIGLRRQLDKALQELHCDMVIVQGDTESAFVGALAAFYQRIPVAHVEAGLRTYNLDRPFPEEGLRQMITRITTLNFAPTPGAEAALLREDIKPSAIFLTGNTVIDAQHWIIEHHHIRAQTLEQKQILITMHRRENWGDEIEQACRAIAHLARQHSEMQFLFPVHLNPLVKDQVYPILGELANVRLVAPLDYLEMQQAIVNSWLILTDSGGIQEEAPTFGVPVLVLRKETERPEAIHAGCAKIIGTNQSNIITEVEMLWNNTDLYSSMQAKQNPFGDGKASERIADTIRQHVSQNRSVS; encoded by the coding sequence ATGCCGAAGATTCTCATTGTTTGTGGCACCCGCCCTGAAATTATTAAATTAGCTCCGGTCTACCATTGCTTAAAAAAAAAGTCTTGGGCTGATGTCCTTTGGTTGCATACAGGACAACATGACGAGATGTCAAAAAAGATCTTGGCTTGCTTCGACATTAACCCTGACATCACTTTGGTTCGAGAGGGAGAAAACCTTTCTGATTTCACGATTGGTCTGCGCAGACAACTCGACAAAGCACTTCAAGAATTGCATTGCGATATGGTGATCGTACAAGGCGATACCGAGAGCGCATTCGTTGGGGCACTTGCCGCTTTCTATCAAAGAATTCCAGTGGCCCACGTTGAGGCAGGTCTGCGGACCTATAACCTCGACCGCCCCTTCCCCGAAGAGGGCTTGCGCCAGATGATCACCAGAATTACCACCTTGAACTTTGCCCCCACCCCGGGAGCAGAAGCAGCACTTCTTCGGGAAGATATTAAGCCCTCTGCCATATTTTTGACTGGCAATACGGTGATCGATGCGCAACATTGGATTATCGAGCACCATCATATTCGAGCCCAGACACTAGAGCAGAAACAAATATTAATCACGATGCATCGTCGTGAAAATTGGGGCGATGAAATTGAGCAAGCCTGTCGTGCGATTGCCCATTTAGCCCGGCAGCATTCTGAAATGCAATTCCTATTTCCGGTCCATCTCAATCCCTTGGTCAAAGACCAGGTCTACCCCATACTCGGAGAGTTGGCCAATGTGCGCCTAGTTGCCCCTTTGGATTATTTGGAGATGCAACAAGCGATTGTAAATTCTTGGCTCATTCTGACTGACTCTGGTGGTATTCAAGAGGAAGCCCCCACCTTTGGCGTCCCCGTGCTAGTTCTGAGAAAAGAGACTGAGCGACCAGAGGCAATTCATGCTGGCTGTGCCAAAATTATTGGCACTAATCAATCGAACATCATCACTGAAGTCGAGATGCTGTGGAATAACACTGATTTGTATAGCTCAATGCAAGCTAAGCAAAATCCTTTTGGCGATGGTAAGGCGAGTGAACGAATTGCAGACACGATTCGTCAACACGTATCTCAAAACCGATCTGTAAGCTAG
- a CDS encoding glycosyl transferase family protein, which translates to MISDIQIWLVDLVSIYLYSLKYLAMVIAIIIFFSSIDDVLIDITYWIRRVWRSQTIYKKNEHLQYTALNEIPEKPLAIMVPAWNETGVIGKMAELAATTMEYENYHVFVGTYPNDPDTQKDVDRACAIFPNVHKVICARPGPTSKADCLNNVLDAILQFERQTNLEFSGFILHDAEDVISSMELKLFNYLVNKNDLIQVPVYPFERKWNNFTSMHYLDEFTELHGKDIPIREAVAGQVPSAGVGTCFSRRAVLALLADGDGIAFDVKSLTEDYDIGIRLKEKGLKEIFVRFPVLKPEELESETSKPFGQDILDANVICVREYFPDTIETAVRQKARWITGIVYQGYKTHGWTKNWLLNYFLWRDRKGAVTNFISFAATLILIQLTLLWLYQHLWPDAYHFLSIFSDDKWFVAVLMINLYLMINRMLQRIYFVSSYYGLREGLMSIPRLFWGNYINFVANWRALRAIIKQGDPHRVAWDKTMHDFPSLGQENHERQMLGQILVEQGAISEEELSAALLKKTRGLKIGNWLIHIGKINSEELVKALSTQSGVSSESVDAYAIPQNIIKLLPPALALHYAALPIRKEGSKLVLASESNIDPVSLAAIARKLKMPVKNILARHGEITVGLRHWYANIKTEDPKQLLENAVSAGKIARGQAEKIWDYFVPRQFLFAEILMSLGRIDRASLNALLLQHENSEENLSQFLVGNHIISDETLKEALDLQKELQPNIKDLIEKEAEAR; encoded by the coding sequence TTGATTTCTGATATTCAAATTTGGCTGGTCGATCTTGTATCGATCTATCTGTATAGCTTGAAGTATCTTGCTATGGTCATAGCCATCATCATTTTTTTTAGCAGTATCGATGATGTATTAATTGATATCACTTATTGGATCAGGCGAGTTTGGCGCTCACAAACCATTTATAAGAAAAATGAGCATCTTCAGTACACCGCTCTCAATGAGATCCCTGAAAAACCCCTAGCCATCATGGTTCCCGCCTGGAACGAAACTGGCGTGATTGGCAAGATGGCCGAGTTAGCCGCCACCACCATGGAGTATGAGAACTATCACGTCTTTGTTGGTACCTATCCCAACGATCCCGATACCCAGAAGGATGTGGATCGCGCCTGCGCTATCTTTCCCAATGTGCATAAAGTGATTTGTGCACGACCAGGCCCAACCAGCAAGGCAGATTGTCTTAATAACGTCTTAGATGCCATCTTGCAATTTGAGCGTCAAACCAACCTCGAATTTTCTGGATTTATTCTGCATGACGCAGAAGATGTCATTTCTAGTATGGAGCTCAAGCTCTTTAATTACCTAGTTAATAAGAATGATTTGATTCAGGTTCCCGTTTATCCATTTGAGCGTAAGTGGAATAACTTCACCAGTATGCACTATTTAGACGAGTTTACAGAGCTACATGGCAAAGACATTCCGATTCGTGAAGCAGTGGCTGGACAAGTACCGAGTGCGGGGGTTGGAACCTGCTTTAGTCGACGTGCAGTTCTAGCCTTACTGGCTGATGGCGATGGCATTGCCTTTGATGTCAAGAGTCTGACAGAGGACTATGACATTGGTATTCGCCTAAAGGAAAAAGGACTTAAAGAAATCTTCGTACGCTTTCCCGTCCTCAAGCCAGAAGAACTGGAAAGTGAAACATCCAAACCATTCGGACAAGACATTCTGGATGCCAATGTGATTTGTGTCCGAGAATATTTTCCAGATACGATCGAAACGGCTGTGAGACAAAAAGCTCGCTGGATTACCGGCATTGTTTACCAAGGCTACAAAACGCATGGCTGGACCAAGAATTGGTTGCTGAACTATTTTTTGTGGCGCGATCGCAAGGGTGCAGTTACCAACTTCATTAGCTTTGCCGCAACATTGATTTTGATTCAACTTACGCTTCTGTGGCTCTACCAGCACCTATGGCCAGATGCATATCACTTCCTATCCATCTTCTCGGATGACAAGTGGTTTGTTGCTGTTTTGATGATTAATCTCTATCTCATGATAAATCGCATGCTGCAGCGAATTTATTTTGTCTCCAGCTATTACGGCTTAAGAGAAGGCCTGATGTCTATTCCTCGTCTATTTTGGGGAAACTACATCAACTTTGTTGCCAATTGGCGCGCGCTCAGAGCCATTATCAAACAAGGGGACCCCCATCGAGTAGCGTGGGATAAAACCATGCATGACTTCCCGTCACTCGGACAAGAGAATCACGAGCGCCAGATGTTAGGTCAAATATTGGTTGAGCAAGGCGCAATTAGTGAAGAGGAGCTTAGTGCCGCGCTACTGAAGAAAACTAGGGGCCTCAAGATTGGTAACTGGTTGATTCATATCGGCAAGATTAATTCGGAAGAACTGGTTAAAGCCCTATCCACTCAATCAGGTGTGAGCTCTGAATCGGTCGATGCTTATGCTATTCCTCAAAATATCATCAAGCTACTACCCCCAGCACTCGCACTTCACTATGCAGCTTTACCAATTCGCAAAGAAGGTAGCAAACTAGTATTGGCCTCGGAGTCCAATATCGATCCCGTCTCTTTAGCTGCGATCGCTCGCAAGCTCAAGATGCCAGTTAAAAACATACTCGCAAGACATGGTGAAATTACTGTCGGCCTCAGGCACTGGTATGCGAATATCAAAACAGAGGACCCCAAGCAACTTCTCGAGAATGCCGTTAGTGCCGGAAAGATTGCCAGGGGCCAAGCAGAGAAAATTTGGGATTATTTTGTCCCGCGCCAATTTTTGTTTGCTGAAATCTTAATGTCTCTTGGGCGCATTGATAGAGCTTCATTAAATGCCCTACTTCTTCAACATGAGAATAGTGAGGAAAACTTAAGTCAGTTCTTGGTTGGGAACCATATTATTTCCGATGAGACCCTAAAAGAAGCCTTGGATCTCCAAAAGGAGTTGCAGCCTAATATCAAGGATTTGATTGAAAAAGAAGCCGAAGCCAGATGA
- a CDS encoding NfrA family protein, which produces MKLNLKALVLLPLIALPSVFQMASAENAPEQPRSFQEFLTYPHVEKGLSAITNHDYGRAVTEFKQARSWSTESPETALYLANAYYLDGQYQNAVEVLEAQLVYTPKNAAIASALGNNRKAYDLQLLEKGRELENNISELQAYLTDTKPYFYDAYDEHGWVDLLAKAFSREPERILSFTPHFASNQAYQDQIVLEAAIASGNKIFASAYIKELTSKLNQDPQLVEFLSYQLLKDGGTGQAIQILMQAYPFTDASPPLQKKLVLRLATLIEQNPKLVSATELSFLAKPMHSSDLRGIQANLFAALKNCSVVRSLLSDFSIPHSETEWRLLGQCYQVDQPGLAEYAYQKAMAMNPNIVNTRAYAYQAFTVKNYPQSLSAWRSMDIQEMSNRDLESAALTAISAQEPQYASGWLAQLDQRNTPKDALYWWLEAQLVLKEQPSIAADDLKKAIALAPTVAYYTQLASIQQELNQTAEATSSLEAALKLDPSNTNTQASLGYAYYQNGQMTQARALLLSANQAQPDDSQTIKQLAYTDQKLGLNEEALKYTKLAIDDYHLQAPVDLTADNQNQLFGLQRMHEDLTRRWTFSVDATGGNQVTTVPSSGQPGLTSRSYSQAEAAYRLGDPAIDDGKTISAYSRVFAGSGTLDTALPLYAPMAAGGLRWKPIGSQNINLAVEEQTPLDHVAGNQTQAMLRASASFLNSGNYSDDWHPTGPGWIAQNLYLDAAHYMTSGLTSLTSDYRISYHDKIEIGQTIEPYTHLQLNTLNNQVNHDLRAGLGVRWNCWSGNTQYNAYPSKVYIGLEAQHAFTTYLNEKNVIFLSLGGRW; this is translated from the coding sequence ATGAAACTCAATCTCAAAGCCCTTGTTCTTCTCCCTCTCATCGCCTTGCCAAGCGTTTTTCAAATGGCGAGCGCAGAGAATGCCCCAGAACAGCCGCGCTCTTTTCAAGAATTCTTAACGTACCCGCATGTGGAAAAAGGCTTATCCGCTATTACGAATCATGATTACGGTAGAGCAGTCACAGAATTCAAGCAAGCTAGGTCTTGGTCAACCGAGAGCCCTGAGACTGCACTGTATTTGGCAAATGCCTACTACCTTGATGGCCAGTATCAAAATGCTGTCGAAGTTCTCGAGGCGCAATTGGTTTACACCCCCAAAAATGCCGCCATCGCAAGCGCGCTCGGAAATAATCGCAAAGCCTACGATCTCCAACTGCTCGAAAAAGGTCGCGAACTAGAAAACAATATTTCCGAACTTCAGGCATATCTCACTGATACCAAGCCTTATTTCTACGATGCTTACGACGAACATGGCTGGGTTGATTTATTAGCCAAAGCCTTCTCTAGAGAGCCTGAGCGCATATTGAGTTTTACCCCACACTTTGCCTCCAATCAAGCATATCAAGACCAGATCGTATTGGAAGCTGCTATCGCCTCTGGAAATAAGATCTTTGCCTCCGCTTACATCAAAGAGCTGACTTCAAAACTGAATCAAGATCCTCAGCTTGTTGAATTTCTGAGTTATCAGCTCTTGAAGGATGGTGGAACCGGGCAAGCTATTCAAATTTTGATGCAGGCTTATCCTTTTACTGATGCTAGTCCACCGCTACAAAAGAAGTTGGTTCTCCGTTTAGCAACTCTGATTGAACAAAACCCCAAACTGGTGAGCGCCACCGAGCTAAGTTTTCTGGCCAAGCCGATGCATTCCTCTGACCTCAGAGGCATACAAGCTAATTTATTTGCAGCACTCAAAAACTGTAGCGTAGTCCGATCTCTCTTGAGCGATTTTTCAATTCCCCATAGCGAAACCGAATGGCGCCTGCTTGGACAATGCTATCAAGTTGACCAGCCAGGATTGGCTGAATATGCTTACCAAAAAGCAATGGCAATGAACCCCAACATCGTCAATACTCGCGCTTATGCCTATCAAGCATTTACGGTTAAAAATTATCCTCAATCGCTTTCAGCATGGCGCTCAATGGATATCCAGGAAATGTCCAATCGAGATCTTGAAAGTGCGGCCCTCACTGCAATCAGCGCACAAGAACCGCAATATGCTTCAGGTTGGCTTGCTCAACTCGATCAACGCAATACCCCAAAAGATGCGCTCTACTGGTGGCTCGAGGCGCAACTTGTACTCAAAGAGCAACCCAGCATTGCGGCTGATGATCTGAAAAAAGCGATTGCACTTGCTCCTACGGTAGCTTATTACACTCAACTCGCCTCAATCCAACAAGAATTAAATCAAACTGCTGAAGCCACCAGCTCTTTGGAGGCTGCCCTCAAGCTTGATCCTAGTAATACCAACACCCAAGCGTCTTTAGGCTATGCCTATTATCAAAATGGACAAATGACTCAGGCGCGCGCGCTCTTACTATCGGCAAATCAAGCTCAGCCTGACGACTCTCAAACTATTAAGCAACTCGCTTATACCGATCAAAAGCTAGGCCTCAATGAAGAAGCGCTCAAGTACACCAAACTCGCGATTGATGATTACCATCTCCAAGCACCAGTCGATTTAACTGCTGACAACCAAAATCAGCTATTTGGCTTACAGCGAATGCATGAAGACCTGACTCGCCGCTGGACATTCTCAGTGGATGCTACAGGCGGAAATCAAGTGACTACAGTTCCGAGCTCTGGTCAGCCAGGCCTCACGTCTCGGAGCTACTCACAAGCTGAGGCTGCCTATCGCCTAGGGGATCCTGCGATTGATGACGGCAAAACCATCTCGGCATATTCCAGGGTATTTGCAGGAAGTGGAACCTTAGATACTGCGCTTCCCCTATATGCACCAATGGCTGCTGGAGGGTTAAGATGGAAACCGATCGGTAGTCAAAACATCAATCTTGCTGTTGAAGAGCAAACTCCGCTAGATCACGTAGCAGGCAATCAAACTCAGGCCATGCTGAGAGCGAGCGCCTCATTCTTGAATAGTGGTAACTATAGTGATGATTGGCATCCAACTGGACCAGGCTGGATTGCTCAAAACCTCTATCTCGATGCAGCTCACTATATGACCAGCGGCCTTACATCTCTCACCTCAGATTACCGAATTAGCTATCACGACAAAATTGAAATAGGGCAAACGATTGAGCCTTATACCCACCTACAATTAAACACACTCAATAATCAAGTGAATCATGATTTACGGGCTGGTCTAGGCGTGCGCTGGAACTGCTGGAGCGGCAATACTCAGTACAACGCCTATCCCAGCAAGGTTTATATTGGACTTGAGGCTCAGCATGCTTTCACCACCTACTTAAATGAAAAGAATGTGATCTTTTTATCTCTAGGGGGTAGATGGTGA
- a CDS encoding DUF4434 domain-containing protein, whose translation MVKKFSAQILLLFALLLPLSTMAVTAIFYQPQESDKQIPSQEWRSIFHHLKKKGFDTLVIQWTQYGDFLKSAKNQAWLKERVDQATGEKLQLIIGLSSDPEMFNRLKEPSAESKDYLTKLTRVDLLLVDYWKKNIPQDKIAGWYLPLEIDDRAWRDPKAFDILRKHLRDESQKIRMQSEKPIYISSFFTGNMSPDDYSKMIASLHEVTGLHIWIQDGAGTGKLNPSERALYLVPLTKCSAPIASGLIFEAFKQTQHDQTFAAESLPPQLLAQRLKLRAPCQLDSVFFELRYLFKDSFKAKT comes from the coding sequence ATGGTGAAAAAGTTCAGTGCTCAAATCCTATTACTATTTGCCCTCCTCTTACCACTCAGCACGATGGCTGTTACAGCCATTTTTTACCAGCCCCAAGAGTCTGATAAACAGATTCCCTCTCAAGAATGGCGGAGTATCTTTCATCATTTAAAGAAAAAGGGATTCGATACTTTAGTCATCCAATGGACGCAATACGGAGACTTTCTCAAAAGTGCAAAAAATCAAGCTTGGCTCAAAGAGCGCGTAGATCAGGCAACTGGAGAAAAATTACAGTTGATTATTGGCCTCTCTAGTGATCCAGAAATGTTTAATCGCTTAAAAGAGCCTTCTGCTGAGAGTAAAGACTATTTAACGAAGCTTACTAGAGTCGATCTACTCCTAGTAGATTATTGGAAGAAGAATATCCCACAGGACAAGATAGCAGGCTGGTATCTTCCGCTAGAAATTGATGACCGCGCTTGGCGCGACCCAAAGGCATTTGACATTCTCAGGAAACATCTTAGAGATGAGAGTCAAAAAATTCGGATGCAATCAGAAAAGCCGATTTATATTTCGAGCTTTTTTACTGGGAATATGTCGCCCGATGACTACAGCAAGATGATTGCAAGCCTACATGAAGTCACTGGTCTCCATATATGGATTCAAGACGGCGCCGGTACTGGCAAGCTGAATCCATCTGAGAGGGCTTTATATTTGGTGCCGCTCACAAAATGCAGCGCACCAATAGCTTCAGGATTAATCTTCGAGGCCTTTAAGCAAACCCAACATGACCAAACCTTTGCGGCTGAGTCTCTGCCACCACAATTACTAGCGCAAAGATTAAAGCTCAGAGCGCCTTGCCAGCTTGATAGTGTTTTCTTTGAATTGCGCTATCTATTCAAGGACAGCTTTAAAGCGAAGACTTGA
- a CDS encoding sensor domain-containing diguanylate cyclase, with amino-acid sequence MAELLVMDYATQNKVRRNIKLITLVSAALVSIFALNAFISALILRDNIIKARVDQVANLTEILSAHTTQTIYSANTALQSLDEIEKFSEITTEKEFIHFASQKQQYNLLLDKVKSNPILDVATFVDNNGKVLNFTRSFPPPDINLADRDYFQWLSKHDDSATYFGLPVRNKGTGKWVFYLAKRVNGARHEFLGLILVGVSVEIFSSLYEKIGMSLGEGSSVVLYRDDHRLLTRWPLVDNLIGGLNTGGLIQSSLSQENIDDGVIITDLPGFTRGSNPGERMLSYRKVEGYPLIVGAIVSKQIYLARWYSALISLAYTTLFSIAIICLGAYLLIRAYKRNAKAQYFAHHDVLTKLPNRLFFSDRLEQALDRARKNNEKLALLFIDLDNLKTTNDVYSHGVGDGLLITVAKRMMGAIRDVDIIGRVGGDEFVVLLPKVESEKDAYVVAEKICSAISMPITLDNLVLHTSVSIGIALFPDHALDDVGLMKNADAAMYLAKNAGKNNIQIYSGPKPIKSSL; translated from the coding sequence ATGGCAGAGCTATTAGTCATGGATTACGCTACACAAAATAAAGTACGTAGAAACATCAAGCTCATCACTTTAGTGAGTGCCGCCCTCGTTTCTATCTTTGCTTTGAATGCATTCATTTCAGCCCTGATTTTGCGCGATAACATCATCAAGGCGCGAGTTGATCAGGTTGCTAATTTGACTGAAATCCTATCTGCCCATACAACGCAAACGATTTATTCGGCTAATACTGCACTGCAAAGTTTGGATGAAATTGAAAAGTTCTCTGAGATCACTACAGAGAAAGAATTTATACACTTTGCTTCTCAAAAGCAGCAATATAACTTGCTTTTGGATAAGGTGAAATCTAATCCAATTCTCGATGTGGCAACCTTTGTCGATAACAACGGTAAGGTTCTTAATTTCACAAGATCATTTCCGCCCCCAGACATCAATTTAGCCGATCGAGATTATTTTCAATGGTTAAGCAAACACGATGATTCAGCCACATATTTTGGTTTGCCCGTCAGAAATAAGGGCACTGGTAAATGGGTTTTTTATCTAGCTAAACGAGTGAACGGTGCAAGACATGAGTTTTTAGGCTTGATATTGGTTGGTGTTTCTGTAGAAATTTTTTCTTCTCTCTATGAAAAGATTGGCATGAGTCTTGGGGAGGGTTCCTCAGTGGTGCTATATCGAGATGACCATCGCCTTCTTACTCGGTGGCCATTGGTGGATAACCTGATTGGGGGGCTTAATACGGGAGGCCTGATTCAGTCCTCATTGTCCCAAGAAAATATCGATGATGGAGTCATCATTACTGATTTGCCAGGATTTACACGGGGTAGTAATCCGGGTGAGCGGATGCTCTCGTACCGTAAGGTTGAGGGCTACCCACTCATTGTCGGAGCGATTGTCAGTAAGCAAATTTATTTAGCGCGTTGGTATAGTGCTCTCATTAGCTTGGCCTACACGACACTTTTCAGTATCGCTATTATTTGCTTGGGTGCTTACTTGCTGATTCGCGCCTATAAACGCAATGCAAAAGCGCAGTACTTTGCGCATCATGATGTTCTGACTAAGTTACCTAACCGATTGTTTTTCTCTGATCGCCTTGAGCAAGCTTTAGATCGGGCCAGAAAAAACAATGAAAAACTGGCTCTGTTATTTATTGATTTAGATAACCTTAAAACAACGAATGATGTTTACAGTCATGGCGTTGGAGACGGCCTGCTGATTACTGTTGCAAAGCGTATGATGGGGGCTATACGGGATGTGGACATCATCGGCCGAGTAGGGGGTGATGAATTTGTTGTCCTCTTGCCAAAGGTTGAGTCCGAAAAAGACGCCTATGTTGTTGCTGAAAAAATTTGCTCTGCAATATCGATGCCGATTACATTGGATAATTTAGTACTGCATACTTCGGTCAGTATCGGGATCGCACTTTTCCCGGATCACGCCCTCGATGATGTTGGGCTGATGAAGAATGCCGATGCCGCAATGTATCTTGCTAAGAATGCCGGCAAGAATAATATTCAAATCTATAGCGGACCAAAGCCAATCAAGTCTTCGCTTTAA
- a CDS encoding HD-GYP domain-containing protein yields the protein MDLLNQIFYFSAFIILMGLMLGFVSQRDEYKETEKIWYWPAGLFFLALASFSFFIASWGSLFFLTLCHFLLMCGMLCIALLFRSWRTNISQEISPYVWVGFSVLSITFLFLFWSGDPVSRIYITSTFITGFSLWNLWELRAVIKHNKAPQIKILIGIIVIQIVLRASRIFVLYYFPSEYIERIFHEGEVGFSIRIISSLMLILACMVIAHYYLDALWKMHRSSSRAIESGLLHSLNALSMVRDNETGDHILRTQAYVKRLAERLKSMGIYADQLTPSNIEHMVHAAPLHDIGKVGIPDNILRKNGALSPEEWEVMKTHAALGERVLKAANADSDKSLKVLEMAIDIAGGHHEKWDGSGYPRGLSGEEIPLAARIMSLADMYDALVNERVYKEKWTHEAACEEIARHKGKIFDPAVVEAFILEKSFFQQIAQQYAEE from the coding sequence ATGGATCTGCTCAATCAAATTTTTTATTTTTCCGCCTTCATTATTTTGATGGGTTTGATGTTGGGCTTTGTTTCTCAACGCGATGAATACAAAGAAACTGAGAAGATTTGGTATTGGCCTGCTGGCCTCTTCTTTCTCGCATTAGCATCATTTTCTTTCTTCATCGCTTCTTGGGGCAGTTTATTTTTCCTGACCCTATGTCATTTTCTGCTCATGTGCGGAATGCTTTGTATTGCCTTGTTATTCAGATCATGGCGCACCAATATTTCTCAAGAAATCAGCCCCTATGTATGGGTTGGGTTTTCTGTCCTATCGATCACTTTTCTTTTCCTATTTTGGAGCGGAGATCCGGTAAGTCGAATTTATATTACGAGCACTTTCATAACAGGCTTTTCTCTATGGAATTTATGGGAACTACGAGCTGTTATAAAACACAATAAGGCACCCCAAATAAAGATTTTGATTGGGATCATCGTCATTCAAATAGTTTTACGTGCGTCAAGAATATTCGTTTTGTATTATTTCCCAAGCGAGTACATAGAGAGAATATTCCACGAGGGTGAAGTCGGTTTTTCAATTCGCATCATATCCTCTTTGATGCTGATCCTAGCATGCATGGTGATTGCGCACTACTATTTAGACGCCCTGTGGAAGATGCACCGGAGTAGTTCTAGAGCGATTGAGAGTGGGTTGCTTCATAGCTTGAATGCACTGTCGATGGTTCGTGATAACGAAACGGGAGACCATATCTTGCGTACGCAAGCTTACGTAAAAAGATTGGCAGAGCGACTGAAAAGTATGGGGATTTACGCAGACCAGCTTACCCCATCCAATATCGAGCACATGGTTCATGCAGCCCCCCTCCATGATATTGGTAAGGTTGGTATTCCAGATAATATTTTGAGAAAGAATGGCGCTCTCAGTCCAGAAGAGTGGGAGGTGATGAAGACCCATGCAGCGTTGGGTGAGCGGGTATTAAAAGCGGCCAATGCCGATAGCGATAAGAGCTTAAAGGTCTTAGAAATGGCAATTGATATTGCTGGCGGCCACCATGAAAAGTGGGATGGTAGCGGCTATCCTCGTGGCCTCTCTGGTGAAGAGATTCCTTTAGCAGCTCGCATTATGTCGCTCGCAGATATGTATGATGCATTAGTCAATGAGCGTGTTTATAAAGAAAAATGGACACATGAGGCAGCGTGCGAAGAAATTGCGCGCCATAAAGGGAAGATCTTCGATCCTGCTGTGGTGGAGGCCTTTATTCTGGAAAAGTCATTTTTCCAGCAAATTGCTCAACAATATGCCGAGGAGTAA
- the dusA gene encoding tRNA dihydrouridine(20/20a) synthase DusA, with translation MTDIHKKRLAVAPMMEWTDRHCRSFHRTLTKEAVLYTEMVTTGALLHGDVPRHLDYSEDQHPVVLQLGGSEPSDLAKSAELAQQWGYDEIDLNCGCPSERVQRGAFGACLMAEPELVANCVKTMKNSVNIPISVKHRLGLDHMDASSSKADYQFALNFILAVADAGAGQVTIHARNAVLKGLSPKENRSKPPLHYEVAKQLRIDAQKQFPNLKVLLNGGLETNDQIAGHWEDFDGFMVGRAAYHFPAMLLGWDDLISTHGEAAGYLFSETEWHRIQITLVKQVQAWFEECHAKGKPFYIGAFTRHILGLAHGRAGSRYWRQRLSDHHALAKVQSKAAIADFFLDASLTLGDWAAFELESA, from the coding sequence ATGACAGATATTCATAAAAAACGTCTCGCAGTCGCGCCTATGATGGAGTGGACCGATCGCCATTGCCGATCATTTCATCGCACACTGACAAAAGAAGCAGTACTGTATACCGAGATGGTGACTACTGGAGCTCTACTACATGGTGATGTGCCTCGTCATTTAGATTATTCGGAAGATCAGCACCCAGTGGTATTGCAATTGGGTGGATCAGAACCCAGTGATTTGGCTAAGTCAGCAGAACTTGCTCAACAGTGGGGCTATGATGAGATTGATCTGAATTGTGGATGCCCTTCAGAGCGTGTGCAGCGAGGTGCATTCGGTGCATGCCTTATGGCAGAGCCCGAGTTGGTGGCGAATTGTGTCAAGACGATGAAGAATTCGGTAAACATTCCGATTTCTGTTAAGCATCGCTTAGGCTTAGATCATATGGATGCATCTAGTTCCAAAGCAGATTATCAATTTGCTCTCAACTTCATTCTTGCCGTGGCTGATGCAGGAGCTGGTCAAGTGACGATTCATGCGCGTAATGCAGTGCTGAAAGGTTTATCTCCTAAAGAAAATCGTAGCAAGCCGCCTTTACATTACGAAGTAGCGAAACAGTTGCGTATTGATGCTCAAAAACAATTCCCAAACCTAAAGGTGCTTTTGAATGGCGGTCTTGAGACCAATGATCAGATCGCTGGCCATTGGGAAGATTTTGATGGCTTCATGGTGGGTAGGGCGGCCTATCATTTTCCGGCAATGTTATTGGGGTGGGATGATTTAATTAGTACCCACGGTGAAGCAGCCGGCTACCTCTTCAGTGAAACTGAATGGCACCGGATTCAGATTACCTTGGTTAAGCAAGTACAAGCCTGGTTTGAAGAATGCCACGCCAAAGGCAAGCCTTTCTATATTGGCGCTTTCACAAGACATATTTTGGGCCTCGCCCATGGTAGGGCAGGTTCACGCTATTGGCGCCAAAGGCTCTCAGACCACCATGCTTTAGCCAAAGTCCAGAGTAAAGCGGCGATTGCTGACTTTTTCCTCGATGCCAGTCTAACTCTTGGGGATTGGGCTGCATTTGAGCTCGAAAGCGCCTAA